A window from Setaria italica strain Yugu1 chromosome VIII, Setaria_italica_v2.0, whole genome shotgun sequence encodes these proteins:
- the LOC101785875 gene encoding uncharacterized protein LOC101785875: protein MAVTTRACFVVALAFLFMEGAAAGTAGGQRRWQVQNLLRRLNKPPLASIQSPDGDIIDCVHISKQPAFDHPFLKNHTIQMRPSYHPGGLYDDSKIETQPITQLWHQNGKCPENTIPIRRTKEEEVLRASSIKRYGKKRPGSIPKLVSVDDPDASATIGHLHAVASALVDKYYGTKATINLWQPTIERGNGFSLAQLWITGGSYQGNDLNTIEAGWQVYPGRYHDSNTRLFIYWTRDAYHQTGCYNLGCPGFIQTNNQIAIGGSISPVSIYGGSQRDIDILIWKDPKGGNWWLQVGNHILGYWPSSIFSYLSDSASSVEWGGEVYSPDAGQTSTEMGSGHFPEEGFGKASYIKNIQVVDSSNNLKFPNGVVLIAERSSCYKVQNGANSDWGTYIYYGGPGRSPNCQ from the exons ATGGCAGTGACTACGCGAGCATGCTTCGTTGTGGCTCTCGCCTTTCTCTTCATGGAGGGTGCAGCGGCGGGGACTGCAggcgggcagcggcggtggcaggtgcaaaaccttctcaggcGGCTCAACAAACCTCCTCTCGCCAGCATTCAG AGCCCAGATGGAGATATCATAGACTGTGTGCACATTTCCAAACAGCCTGCATTCGATCATCCTTTCCTCAAGAACCATACCATCCAG ATGCGGCCTTCTTATCACCCTGGTGGTTTATATGATGACTCCAAAATTGAAACACAACCAATTACCCAATTATGGCATCAGAATGGCAAGTGCCCTGAAAACACCATACCGATCCGAAGGACCAAGGAGGAGGAAGTGCTGAGGGCCAGCTCTATCAAGAGGTATGGCAAGAAGAGACCTGGGAGCATCCCAAAACTTGTTTCTGTTGATGACCCTGACGCTAGTGCAACAATTGGTCACCTG CATGCTGTAGCGTCTGCATTGGTTGACAAATACTACGGAACAAAAGCCACCATTAATTTGTGGCAACCAACGATTGAGAGGGGCAATGGCTTCAGCCTGGCCCAACTATGGATCACAGGGGGGTCCTATCAAGGCAATGATCTCAATACCATTGAAGCAGGATGGCAG GTTTACCCAGGGAGGTATCATGATAGTAATACTAGGCTCTTCATCTACTGGACC CGTGATGCATACCACCAAACAGGATGTTACAACCTAGGCTGCCCAGGGTTCATTCAGACAAACAATCAGATCGCCATCGGTGGCAGCATCTCCCCAGTCTCAATATATGGTGGCTCGCAACGTGATATCGATATTTTAATCTGGAAG GATCCAAAGGGGGGCAACTGGTGGTTGCAAGTAGGAAACCATATTTTGGGCTATTGGCCATCGTCCATCTTCTCTTACTTGTCAGACAGTGCCTCCAGTGTTGAATGGGGCGGTGAGGTATACTCACCGGACGCCGGCCAGACTTCCACTGAAATGGGTAGCGGACACTTCCCAGAGGAAGGGTTCGGCAAGGCTAGCTACATCAAGAACATCCAAGTCGTAGATTCATCCAACAATCTCAAATTCCCAAATGGTGTGGTTTTGATAGCTGAGCGATCCAGCTGCTATAAGGTGCAGAATGGTGCCAATAGCGACTGGGGCACTTACATCTACTATGGCGGACCTGGGAGGAGCCCTAACTGCCAATAG